The Drosophila nasuta strain 15112-1781.00 chromosome 2L, ASM2355853v1, whole genome shotgun sequence genome window below encodes:
- the LOC132798341 gene encoding uncharacterized protein LOC132798341, which produces MHLAYLLMFALLSIVGAAPTNDLKHDLREAAEDAQIPINKDEIGTLIILAKSIVSHNIAPKEEIDQWQSYSDKLSTWNVTFTRDYARLEETDLPKFSKAKLDRYTNGEYSKLKSNFLARRAQRYSTFKVNALEILEAAEKAGIAHILLDIKSTLLDKSSEELYDEMIVCQSLLL; this is translated from the exons aTGCATCTTGCGTATTTACTGATGTTCGCTCTTCTG AGCATCGTAGGTGCCGCTCCAACCAACGATCTTAAACACGATTTGAGAGAAGCTGCGGAGGACGCTCAAATACCCATCAATAAGGATGAGATAGGAACTTTGATTATCTTAGCAAAATCAATTGTGTCTCATAATATTGCACCTAAAGAGGAAATTGATCAGTGGCAATCGTATTCCGATAAGTTAAGCACTTGGAATGTTACCTTCACTAGAGATTATGCTCGACTAGAAGAAACTGACTTACCTAAATTTTCAAAGGCGAAACTCGATCGGTATACAAATGGGgaatattccaaattaaaatcaaattttcttGCACGAAGAGCTCAACGATATTCAACATTTAAGGTAAACGCTTTGGAGATTCTTGAAGCAGCAGAGAAAGCAGGAATCGCACATATTCTATTAGATATAAAATCAACACTGTTAGATAAATCAAGCGAAGAGTTGTACGATGAAATGATTGTTTGTCAATCTTTACTATTGTaa
- the LOC132798431 gene encoding uncharacterized protein LOC132798431 has product MNLTYFVIFALLSIVGAAPTNDLEHDLRKAVEDALILINKDEIRIMITLAKSIVSHNIAPKKEIDQWQSYSEKISTWNVTFTRDHARLEETDLPKFSKAKLDQYTNGEYSNFKSEFDALRAQRYATCKVNAMEILEAAKKSGVTHTLIDYISKLNDLTNERFVIEMCINLYIKL; this is encoded by the exons ATGAATCTTACGTATTTTGTGATATTCGCTCTTCTG AGCATCGTAGGTGCCGCTCCAACCAACGATCTTGAACACGATTTGAGAAAAGCTGTGGAGGACGCTCTAATACTCATCAATAAGGATGAGATAAGAATTATGATTACCTTAGCTAAATCAATTGTGTCTCATAATATTGCTCCTAAAAAGGAAATTGATCAGTGGCAGTCATATTCCGAAAAGATAAGCACTTGGAATGTTACCTTCACTAGAGATCATGCTCGACTAGAAGAAACTGACTTACCTAAATTTTCAAAGGCGAAACTAGATCAGTATACAAATGGggaatattcaaattttaaatctgaGTTTGATGCTCTAAGAGCTCAACGATATGCGACATGTAAGGTGAACGCAATGGAAATTCTAGAAGCAGCAAAGAAATCAGGagtcacacatacactcatagATTACATATCAAAATTAAACGATCTAACAAACGAAAGGTTTGTCATTGAAATGTGCATTAATCtctatataaaattgtaa
- the LOC132798760 gene encoding uncharacterized protein LOC132798760, whose product MRCILIFVLALSFVNTSPTRNSLKDDLRKAAEETASLIRREGVRCLIEIFQKVIDSQHINEKDISKWQAVQDKFVHLHETWAENGEKIENVLREADKLEPKLTSLTELNYYTNGGFNESQAKNKELKTQLYAEFVTKANDMIRLSKEAGYTDTNLDAFYNKFVENPNKINQLISKLFQYN is encoded by the exons ATGCGCTGTATACTCATTTTTGTGCTCGCGTTG AGCTTCGTAAATACTTCTCCAACAAGAAATAGTCTCAAAGACGATTTGCGAAAGGCCGCTGAAGAGACCGCTTCACTAATTCGTCGTGAAGGTGTAAGATGCTTAATagaaattttccaaaaagttATTGACAGTCAGCATATAAACGAAAAGGATATTTCAAAGTGGCAAGCAGTTCAAGATAAGTTTGTTCATTTACATGAAACTTGGGCTGAAAATGgggaaaaaatagaaaacgtCTTACGCGAAGCCGATAAGCTTGAACCAAAGCTGACATCTTTGACTGAATTAAACTATTATACAAATGGTGGCTTTAACGAGAGCCAGGCTAAGAATAAGGaattgaaaacacaactttaTGCTGAATTTGTAACTAAAGCCAATGATATGATTCGCTTGTCTAAGGAAGCTGGTTATACTGATACAAATTTGGATGCATTTTATAATAAGTTTGTTgaaaatccaaacaaaataaaccaattaatttccaaattatttcaatataacTAA
- the LOC132798412 gene encoding uncharacterized protein LOC132798412 — MRCILLLVLTLSLASTAPTRNNLKDDLRKAIEEPYLLLRRQNVWAGIQISQKVIDTQRIKQEYIASWQTFHDKLTYVNETWAENGPKLGYVLNEVIGLQPTTRSRIDMNYYTNGAFDVIESKNLELKTPIFAEFETKAKEIIRVYREAGYTNKDIDLYFNNFVQNPNENFDELLRYLYDDL; from the exons ATGCGCTGTATACTCTTATTAGTGCTCACGTTG AGCCTTGCAAGTACTGCTCCAACAAGAAATAATCTCAAAGACGATTTGAGAAAGGCTATTGAAGAACCATATTTACTTCTCCGCCGTCAAAATGTATGGGCCGGAATACAAATTTCCCAAAAAGTTATTGACACTCAGCGTATAAAGCAAGAATATATTGCATCGTGGCAAACATTTCACGATAAGTTGACTTATGTTAATGAAACTTGGGCTGAAAATGGCCCAAAATTAGGCTACGTCCTTAATGAAGTGATTGGCCTTCAGCCAACAACCAGATCTAGAATCGACATGAACTATTATACAAATGGTGCGTTCGACGTCATCGAGTCTAAAAACTTGGAATTAAAAACACCAATTTTTGCTGAATTTGAAACTAAAGCCAAAGAAATTATTCGCGTGTATAGGGAAGCTGGATATACTAATAAAGATAtcgatttatattttaacaattttgttcAAAATCCCAATGAAAACTTTGATGAGTTGTTGAGATACCTTTATGatgatttataa
- the LOC132798515 gene encoding uncharacterized protein LOC132798515 — MRCIFVIVLVALSFVSTAPTRNNLVEDLNKLNVERSLQHKRISLKCQILFWQKAVENKNNKQTDIEKMQMLLDQYVYWDKTWPRSISEEDYRKIEKSVGLWTEKPSFDTLNSYVNGDFHVIKLKYEEMRKQMFDDFHTRETEIIRLYKEAGHTDA, encoded by the exons ATGCGCTGTATATTCGTAATTGTTCTCGTAGCCTTG AGCTTCGTGAGTACTGCTCCAACAAGAAATAATCTCGTAGAGGATTTGAATAAGCTTAATGTCGAGAGGTCCTTACAGCATAAACGTATAAGTTTAAAATGCCAAATACTATTTTGGCAAAAAGCAGTTgagaataagaataataagCAAACGGATATTGAAAAGATGCAAATGTTACTAGATCAGTATGTTTATTGGGACAAAACTTGGCCTAGAAGTATCAGTGAAGAAGACTAcagaaaaattgaaaaaagcgTTGGCCTTTGGACCGAGAAGCCAAGTTTTGACACTTTAAATTCGTATGTAAATGGTGACTTCCACGTGATCAAGTTAAAATACGAAGAAATGAGGAAGCAAATGTTTGATGATTTCCATACTCGAGAAACCGAAATTATTCGTTTGTATAAGGAAGCTGGACATACTGATGCATAG
- the LOC132798209 gene encoding uncharacterized protein LOC132798209 isoform X2, producing MRCILVLILVALSFVSTAPTRNNLREDLRKLADETSLLSERVTLKCRILFCQKAVDNKNNKQTDIEKVQMLLNKLVYWDESWPKHANEIDYEKIEESTSLFTEKTSMDTMNNLIRS from the exons ATGCGCTGCATACTCGTATTGATTCTTGTTGCTTTG AGCTTCGTGAGTACTGCTCCAACAAGAAATAATCTCAGAGAGGATTTGAGAAAGCTTGCTGATGAGACTTCATTATTGAGTGAGCGTGTAACTTTAAAATGCCGAATACTATTTTGTCAAAAAGCTGTTGacaataagaataataagCAAACGGATATTGAGAAGGTGCAAATGTTGCTGAATAAGTTAGTTTATTGGGATGAAAGTTGGCCCAAACATGCCAATGAAATCGACTAtgaaaaaattgaagaaaGCACTAGCCTTTTTACCGAGAAAACAAGTATGGACACTATGAACAATTTG ATTCGAAGCTAG
- the LOC132798209 gene encoding uncharacterized protein LOC132798209 isoform X1, protein MRCILVLILVALSFVSTAPTRNNLREDLRKLADETSLLSERVTLKCRILFCQKAVDNKNNKQTDIEKVQMLLNKLVYWDESWPKHANEIDYEKIEESTSLFTEKTSMDTMNNLVNGDIFEITSKCGELNKQMLDRFEARATEIIRSYGEAGYTDDEIDEWYNRFLKYRELEIFALLNYLSS, encoded by the exons ATGCGCTGCATACTCGTATTGATTCTTGTTGCTTTG AGCTTCGTGAGTACTGCTCCAACAAGAAATAATCTCAGAGAGGATTTGAGAAAGCTTGCTGATGAGACTTCATTATTGAGTGAGCGTGTAACTTTAAAATGCCGAATACTATTTTGTCAAAAAGCTGTTGacaataagaataataagCAAACGGATATTGAGAAGGTGCAAATGTTGCTGAATAAGTTAGTTTATTGGGATGAAAGTTGGCCCAAACATGCCAATGAAATCGACTAtgaaaaaattgaagaaaGCACTAGCCTTTTTACCGAGAAAACAAGTATGGACACTATGAACAATTTGGTAAATGGTGACATATTCGAAATCACATCAAAATGCGGtgaattaaacaaacaaatgcttGATAGATTCGAAGCTAGAGCTACTGAAATTATTCGTTCTTATGGGGAAGCTGGATATACTGATGACGAGATAGATGAATGGTATAATAGGTTTCTTAAATATCGTGAACTCGAAATTTTTGCATTGCTTAACTATCTAAGTTCTTAA
- the LOC132798391 gene encoding uncharacterized protein LOC132798391: MRCILVLVLVALSFVSTAPTRNNLKEDLTKLANETTILYERAILKCHIIACQKVVDNKNNKQTDIEKVQMYLNKLVDWDETWPKNAHKFSVEKMEGSTNIFINIPSDTLNNLVNGDMSEINLRCDKLRTQILDEFEARATEIIRSYREAGYTDAKMDEWYNKFLKNRESEIFALLS, translated from the exons ATGCGCTGCATACTCGTATTGGTTCTCGTAGCTTTG AGCTTCGTGAGTACTGCTCCAACAAGAAATAATCTCAAAGAGGATTTGACAAAGCTTGCTAACGAGACTACAATATTGTATGAGCgtgcaattttaaaatgccACATAATAGCTTGTCAAAAAGTAGTTGacaataagaataataagCAAACGGATATTGAGAAGGTGCAAATGTATCTGAATAAGTTAGTTGATTGGGATGAAACTTGGCCCAAAAACGCCCATAAATTCTCCGTCGAAAAAATGGAAGGCAGCACTAACATTTTTATCAACATACCAAGTGACACTTTGAACAATTTGGTAAATGGTGACATGTCTGAAATCAACTTAAGATGCGATAAATTAAGAACACAAATACTTGATGAATTCGAAGCTAGAGCTACTGAAATTATTCGTTCTTATAGGGAAGCTGGATATACTGATGCTAAAATGGATGAATGGtataataaatttcttaaaaatcgTGAATCCGAAATTTTTGCATTGCTATCTTAG